Proteins encoded in a region of the Fundulus heteroclitus isolate FHET01 chromosome 2, MU-UCD_Fhet_4.1, whole genome shotgun sequence genome:
- the phlda2 gene encoding pleckstrin homology-like domain family A member 2: MKLPTVEIIKEGELEKRSDNLLQLWKKKTCVLTKDSLTIYANTQRRSKSKELTLQSIKTVDCVEHTGKFTYFTIVTKDNKEIDFRCPAEHNCWSTMILMALIDFQNQKAIQDFKTRQVNDSASPGKERRMARAP, encoded by the coding sequence ATGAAATTGCCAACGGTGGAGATCATCAAGGAGGGAGAGCTGGAGAAGAGGAGCGACAACCTCCTCCAGCTGTGGAAGAAGAAGACGTGCGTCCTGACCAAGGACAGCCTCACCATTTACGCGAACACGCAGAGGCGCTCCAAGAGCAAAGAGCTCACGCTGCAGTCCATTAAGACCGTGGACTGCGTGGAGCACACCGGCAAATTCACCTATTTCACCATCGTGACCAAAGATAACAAAGAGATCGACTTCCGGTGCCCGGCGGAGCACAACTGCTGGAGCACAATGATCCTCATGGCCCTGATTGACTTCCAGAACCAAAAGGCCATCCAGGACTTTAAGACGCGGCAGGTCAACGACAGCGCGTCGCCCGGAAAGGAGAGGCGCATGGCCAGGGCGCCCTGA